From a region of the Vibrio ostreae genome:
- a CDS encoding UTRA domain-containing protein yields MQYVRIKEAIAEQIDAGSLLPRQKLPPERQLAESFNTTRVTLREALSLLEAEGQIYREDRRGWFISPPPLRYNPSQAVDFVTAARAQNRQPDMTIINAKAMLADKVATRLLALAPFADVYRIERLLHLEQRPVAYVTSYVPPQLCPNLLRFDLAQSMSLVLREHFALEYHSISYRVTTSALFGDVALALRATAGTPALVIERKHYDHKGNLLNAETELWRHDAICLASEAILTPVSA; encoded by the coding sequence GTGCAGTACGTTAGAATCAAAGAGGCTATCGCAGAACAGATTGACGCCGGGAGCTTATTACCAAGGCAGAAGCTTCCTCCTGAACGCCAGCTGGCTGAATCCTTCAATACCACCCGCGTAACCTTGCGCGAGGCTCTTTCCTTGCTAGAAGCTGAAGGCCAAATCTACCGTGAAGATCGCCGCGGCTGGTTTATCTCTCCGCCCCCGCTGCGCTACAATCCGTCGCAGGCAGTTGATTTCGTCACCGCAGCGCGAGCGCAAAATCGTCAGCCCGATATGACCATCATCAACGCGAAAGCGATGCTGGCGGATAAGGTGGCGACACGTTTGCTGGCGCTGGCGCCTTTCGCTGATGTCTATCGTATTGAGCGCCTTCTTCATCTGGAGCAGCGTCCGGTCGCGTATGTGACGAGTTACGTTCCTCCTCAGCTGTGCCCCAATTTACTCCGTTTCGATCTCGCTCAATCAATGAGCCTGGTTTTGCGTGAGCACTTTGCCCTTGAGTACCACTCAATCAGTTACCGTGTCACTACCAGTGCGCTGTTTGGTGATGTGGCGCTGGCATTACGCGCCACCGCCGGCACACCGGCTTTGGTTATTGAACGTAAGCACTATGATCATAAGGGTAATCTGCTCAATGCAGAGACAGAGCTGTGGCGTCATGATGCGATTTGCCTTGCATCCGAGGCGATTCTGACTCCGGTCAGCGCGTAA
- a CDS encoding M14 family metallopeptidase codes for MKIFSNFDSGSIDVVKADDRQDIQLKIPNDNMSEFYQWFHFRLESEAEQSHTIKLLDLAKSAYPEGWQGYDVVASYDREEWFRVPAEFDGDTLTFSLIPERSSVYFAYFAPYSYDRHLDLLHMAQSAHHCQLETLGQTLDGHDMSLLTFGEAEPEKKAIWLIARQHPGETMAEWFMEGLINRLLDENDTVARALLEKAVLYVVPNMNPDGSVRGHLRTNAVGVNLNREWQSPSMEKSPEVYLVRERMLQTGVDMFLDIHGDEALPYNFVAGSEGIPSYSPELAAKEAAFKQALSTITPEFQDEVGYDKDEPGKANLTVGSNWVAEQFGCLAYTIEMPFKDNSNHPDPLYGWSPERSILFGQDVLAATLAVTDKI; via the coding sequence ATGAAAATATTCAGTAACTTTGATAGTGGTAGCATTGACGTAGTCAAAGCAGACGACAGGCAGGACATACAGCTGAAAATTCCGAATGACAATATGTCGGAATTTTATCAGTGGTTCCATTTTCGTCTTGAAAGCGAGGCGGAGCAGTCGCACACCATTAAGCTGCTGGATTTGGCAAAGTCTGCTTATCCGGAAGGGTGGCAGGGTTACGATGTGGTGGCTTCTTATGATCGTGAAGAGTGGTTTCGTGTTCCGGCCGAATTTGATGGTGATACACTGACGTTCAGCTTAATTCCGGAGCGTTCTTCGGTCTATTTTGCCTACTTTGCGCCTTACTCTTACGATCGTCATCTCGACTTGCTGCACATGGCACAAAGCGCCCATCATTGCCAGCTGGAAACCTTAGGCCAGACCCTAGACGGCCACGATATGAGTCTGTTGACGTTTGGTGAAGCGGAGCCGGAGAAAAAGGCAATTTGGCTGATCGCGCGCCAGCATCCGGGGGAAACCATGGCCGAGTGGTTTATGGAAGGCTTGATCAACCGCTTGCTGGATGAAAATGATACTGTCGCGCGTGCATTACTGGAAAAAGCGGTGTTGTATGTGGTACCGAATATGAACCCGGATGGTTCGGTTCGTGGCCACCTGCGTACCAATGCGGTTGGTGTGAACCTCAACCGTGAATGGCAGTCGCCTTCAATGGAGAAAAGCCCGGAAGTCTATCTGGTGCGTGAGCGTATGCTGCAAACGGGTGTGGACATGTTCCTCGATATCCATGGTGATGAAGCTTTGCCTTATAACTTTGTCGCCGGCTCTGAGGGGATTCCTTCCTACAGCCCGGAACTGGCAGCCAAGGAAGCGGCATTTAAGCAGGCATTATCGACCATTACGCCTGAGTTTCAGGACGAAGTCGGTTACGACAAAGATGAACCAGGCAAAGCGAATCTGACCGTCGGATCCAACTGGGTGGCTGAGCAGTTTGGTTGTCTGGCTTACACCATCGAAATGCCGTTTAAGGATAACAGCAATCATCCGGATCCGCTGTATGGCTGGTCACCGGAGCGCAGTATTTTGTTTGGGCAGGATGTACTGGCGGCCACACTGGCGGTGACAGACAAAATCTGA